A genomic region of Mycobacterium sp. Aquia_213 contains the following coding sequences:
- a CDS encoding PirG — MPNRRRRKLSTAMSAVAALAVASPCAYFLVYESTATSKPVEHHDFKQAAVMTDLPGELVGALTQGLSQFGVNLPPIPALGGTGTGTTGLGTTGLTSPGLGTPGLGTTGLTSPGLTPGLTSPGLTPGLTSPGLTPGAAAPGALTPGVPGTPTTPGMPTMPGAGLNPALANPGLTSPAGLTPGGLGTPGEVPISAPLDPGVDGTYPILGDPSTLGGGSPVGGSGSSGGLVNDVMQAANQLGAGQAIDLLKGLVMPAIMQAQGGAGALPGAAGALPGAAGALPGAAGVLPHAAAALPGAAGALPGAAGALPGAAGALPGAAAALPPALPPV; from the coding sequence GTGCCGAACCGACGCCGTCGCAAGCTCTCGACAGCCATGAGCGCGGTCGCCGCCCTGGCAGTGGCGAGTCCTTGCGCTTACTTCCTTGTTTACGAATCGACCGCCACCAGCAAGCCGGTGGAGCACCACGATTTCAAGCAGGCAGCGGTCATGACCGACCTGCCCGGCGAGCTCGTGGGTGCACTGACCCAGGGTCTGTCCCAGTTCGGGGTCAACCTGCCGCCGATTCCCGCCCTGGGCGGTACCGGTACCGGCACGACGGGCCTCGGGACCACCGGTCTGACCAGCCCGGGTCTGGGCACTCCCGGCTTGGGCACCACGGGCCTGACGAGTCCGGGCCTGACCCCGGGTCTCACCAGCCCCGGCCTGACCCCGGGTCTCACTAGCCCGGGTCTGACGCCCGGTGCCGCCGCGCCCGGTGCACTGACGCCCGGCGTGCCCGGTACGCCGACCACTCCCGGCATGCCGACGATGCCAGGCGCGGGGCTGAACCCGGCGCTGGCCAACCCCGGGCTGACCAGCCCGGCCGGACTGACTCCTGGCGGCCTGGGTACCCCGGGCGAAGTGCCGATCAGCGCACCGCTGGACCCAGGTGTCGACGGCACCTACCCGATCCTGGGTGACCCGTCGACGCTGGGTGGCGGTTCGCCGGTCGGCGGCTCCGGCAGCAGTGGCGGGCTCGTCAACGACGTGATGCAGGCCGCCAACCAGCTCGGCGCTGGTCAGGCCATCGACCTGCTCAAGGGCCTCGTGATGCCGGCCATCATGCAGGCTCAAGGTGGCGCGGGCGCCCTGCCCGGTGCCGCGGGTGCCCTGCCTGGTGCGGCCGGCGCCCTGCCGGGTGCGGCTGGTGTCCTGCCGCATGCGGCCGCGGCGCTGCCGGGTGCCGCGGGTGCCCTGCCGGGCGCGGCCGGCGCCCTGCCGGGTGCCGCTGGTGCCCTGCCGGGTGCGGCCGCAGCGCTCCCGCCGGCGCTGCCTCCCGTCTAG